AGTGGATGGCTCGCACGACCTGGGCGGGATCCACCCCGTTTTGCGCCGCTTTCTCGGTGATAAGTTGCGCGCTTCCCCAGGCTTTTTGGTAATTTTCAGGAGCGTTGGTGATCTGAGAGATCTGGGCCGCGGCTTTTTGCCAGATGGGCGTTTTCACGGCTCCGGGCACAATCAGGCTCACCTGCACACCGCTGCCTCGAAGCTCCATGCGAAGTGCATCACTCAGACCTTCGAGCGCAAACTTACTGGCCGCATACGCCGATGCAAAGGGCAGGGCGATGTGCGCCGACGTGGAGCTCACGTTCACGATGCGCCCCCGTGTTTTGCGGAGCTGGGGCAGAAATTTTTGAATGAGCGCGACCGGGGCCAGATAATTGACCTCCATCGAGCCGCGGAAAGCCTCCAGCTCACTGGTTTCCACGGGACCAATTTTGAGCATGGCGGCATTGTTCACGAGGGCAAAAAGCCCCTCCGGCTCCGCCGCGTTGATGCGTTCAAAGGCCGCGTGGATCTGTTCTGGCCGGGTAACATCCAGGGCCAATGTCGTCAGGGAACCTCTGGCCTCCCTGCGCAGGGCTTCACCGTCGGAAGGCTTTCTCACGCCCGCGTAAACGCGAAAGCCCTTTTCACTGAGGGCAAGGGCGCAGGCTTTGCCGATGCCGGTGGAAGCACCGGTGACGAGAACCGCCTTCAAGGGCTGACCCCCATCCGGTTTTGGCGCGGGCGGAGCAGCCTTTCCCGAACGCGCCTGGGCAACCTTGCCAAAATAAACGTGAGATACCGGATACCCCGGGGAATCACCACGAGTTCCTTTTTGTCCTCAATGGCCTGAAAGGCCAAACGCGCAGCTTCGACGGGAGCAAGGAGGAAGGGAATACCATCAAGGCCCGGCTGGGTGGCGCGCGCCAGCGGCGTGTCGATGTAACCTGGCGCGATACAGCTCACCGTGATGCCGTCTTTTTTAAGATCCATAGCAAGGGACTCGCAGTAGCGCACGAGTGCCATCTTCGAGGCGCTGTATGCTCCCACTTTCGACAATGGTAAGTAAGCCGCGGCCGAGGCGATCGCCACGATCTGCCCTTTCTTCTCCGGAAGCATCACATCCAGCGCCGCTTCTGCGGTGTGAAGAAAGCCTTTGAGGTTCACATCGAAAATGAGATGCTCGCGATCAAAGTCGACCGAAGCAATTTGCTCTCTGGGACGCCCGTTGTTCACGCCTGCGGAGGCGATGACACAGTCCAGCGTTTGCCCTGCCGAAAAAGCCTTGAGCACCCGCCGGGTGGCGTCCCGGTCCCGCACGTCGAGCTCATAAAACTCAGGCTTCGGCGCGGTCGCCCGCGGGAAAGCTGCCTCGAAATTTTCCAACGTTCCACCGCACACGCCCACCCGTGCACCCTTGGAAAGATAGAGCTCGGCAAGGGCTGCGCCCAAACCGCTAGTGCCCCCGGTGATAAAAATGTTCATGTGTTGCCCTCCCGAAAGAGGATTGGAATGGCGGAATCTTCGGCTCCATACCCGGCTTTGTCCGCTTAGGGCCTGGCCAGGATTTTGTCCAGCTCGGCCCGCAACCAGGCCGCGACCGCAGAGTGATCGGTCTGGGCGAACCCGCCCGACTGCGCAACGCTGCAACTCACTTCCTCGCACAGTTCGATTTCCGCCAGCAGCGCCCGCGCGAGGGCCTTTGCATCCAGACAGGTGGCGATATCCGTCTGTCGCAGCCGCCGGGCATCGAGCCATTGCTCGGCCTTGCGCGCCTCGGGCCGCGCCGGCCGACCGGCCAACCGCGCCTCTTCCGCCAGAAGGGCCAGCAGGTGATCCATGAGCTCCACGTGGTTCCATCGGGCCGCCGCGCGCAGTTCGCCGCGCGCAATTTTCTTCTGCACCCAGACAGAATGACGCCAGAAACCCCGGACATGAAACTCGAAATCCGCGGCGGAGAACGCCTCCTCCGGCCAAGGGTTCGCGGCCGCCGCCAGCCGCTTTTCCCAAGCGGCTCCGCCGAGCATCACCCGGTGGCCCGGACGAACCACGACCCGGGTATTCGCGATCGCACGCCGCAATGTGGCCGGGTAGAGTCCGCGCCACGCCGGCCGGGCCATGGCCCAATAAACCAATTTCATCAACCGGCTGGGCATCAAGACGAGATCCACCTCACACCCACCGGCAAAAACCACGCTGAGCTTGTCTACGCCGCGCTCGGTCCTTTCGAGATGCGTGCTCCAACAGGGCGCGATGGCGGCCAGCCAGCCGGCATCGCGGTAGCGCGCGGGATTCGTGCTAAACAGCTGAAAATCCAAATCGGACCAGGCATCCACCTGCCCGCCGGGCTGGACCCGTGACCCGATCTGGACGAGGGCCGAGACATCGGGCCGTCGCCGCGCCCACTCCACAATACGGTTCTCAATTTCCTCGGCGGTCATGCGGTCGGATATGGGCGACACGCGGCGCATGGCGCAAATCTCTTTTCATCGGCGGGCTTGCCGAATCCATCTTTGTCCGCCTACCTTGCCAGCGTGGTATGGCAACGCGATAGCCTGTCCCTGCTTCAGCTTAGCGCCAAACTCCTTCCCTTTGTGACTTCCAATCTTGTGACCGCCCCCAGCCATGCGCCGACGCGTTAAGATCACCGGCATCGGCCCGGTCACGCCGGCGGGCATCGGGCGCGACGCTTTTTTCCGGGGCATCAACGAACCCGTCAGCCGCATCCGCGCGATCAAGCGCTTTGATCCCGGTGCGGGCCCCTTCGTCGGCGCCGAGGTGCACGACTTCGACCTCGGCGAGTTTGCGCCCGACGAGAATCCGCGCCGGCTCTCCCGGCACACGCAGTTCAGCCTGGTCGCCGCCATGCTCGCCATGCGCGACGCGGGCCTCGCTCCGGCCGACGTCCGCGGTCTCACCCCGCTGGTTGTCACGGGCACCTCGATCATGGATTTCGAGAAGATCGGTCGCGGGATGGAGACGGTGATGAAGAAGGGTGTTCGTTACGCCGCCAGCCAGGGCAGCATCATGTATGAGGCGTCGGTGGCGAATGTCGCCGGCAAGATCGCCCAGTGGCTCGACACGCCCGCACGGATGCTGACAATGCAGACCTCGTGCTGCTCGGGACTCGACGCCGTCGGCCAGGCCTTCGAGCAGATCGCGGCGGGACAAGCCGAGTTCGCCATCGCCGGCGGCAGCGAATGCCCTCTCTCCTATTACCCCTTGCTCGGCTTCAATGCCGCCGAACTCAGCCCCGCCACGGACGAGAACCCGGAGCGGCTCTGCCGGCCCTTCGACCTCTGGCGCACCACCGGCGTGCTCGGTGAGGGCGCGGCCATGTTCGTGCTGGAGCCCGCGAGCAGCCCCCGGCCCGCGCTCGCGTGGATCACCGGTTACGGTTTCGCCAACGACCCCGACAGCCAGACGGCGCTCGGCCTGACGGATGCGCTGCGCATCGCCCTGGCCAACGCGCAGCGACGCATCGAGGAAGTGCAGTTCATCAACGCCTGGGGCACCGGCCACCGCTTCATCGACGCGAACGAGACTTATGCGCTCACGCGCCTCTTCGGGGCCCGCCTCAACGAAATCCCCGTGAGTTCGATCAAGGGAGCCATCGGCACCGCCCTCGGCGCGTCGGGTCCGATCCAGGCCGCAAGCACCGCACTGAGCCTGCACCACGGGATCCTGCCGCCGACGGTGAACTGGGAAACCCCTGACCCGGGCTGCCCGCTCAACCTTTCGCCCCAGCCCCGTCGGATCCAGGCGGAGATCGCCGTGATCAACGCCCACGGCCTGTCGGGCAGCAACTCGGCCCTGGTGTTGGAACGAGCATGACCCCGCTCCTGTTTGCCGTTGCCGTGCTCACCCTGGCCACCGGCGCAGGGATCCTGTGGAACAATCCGGTCCGTTTCACCAACCGGATGTTCGCCCTCGCCTCCGCGGCCGCGGCCGCGTGGCTCTTCTTTGTCTTCCAGTCCTTCCGCATCGGCGCACTGTATCCCGAAGTCCCGGACGCAAACCCCGTGCCGTGGCTGCAGGGCGCCGGCGCGGTCGCCGCTTTTTTCCCCTGGATCATCTGGTTACTGCTGAATTCAGTCACGACGGCGGAAGGGCAGGTCCTGCAGACCCTCCGGCGCTCCTGGCCCTGGTTCGTGATTGGACTCGCCCTGGTTGGGCTGAGCTACTCCAACCTGTTCATCCCGCCCGACTCGACACCCGACGAGCCCAAGCGCGGCGTGGGCTACCTGATCTACGGAGTCGTGTGCGTCGGCCTGTATTCTTTCCTGCTGGTCAGAACCTACCGGCAGATCAAGCAGACAACCGGTGTCCGCAAGATTGAGCTCCAGTTCATCACGTTCAACAGCTCCTTGGCGTGCCTGCTAGCCATCGGCCTCAACCTGGTGGGCGGCTATCTCGACATCCGCTGGATTTCCCGCCTCAGCCCGCTGGTGGTGCTCGGATTCTACGTGCTGACTGTCTGGGCCGTGACCATTCATCGTGTGTTCGACTCGCGGCAGGTCTTCCTCAACGTCGCCCAGCGACTGCTCACGATCAGCACACTCGCCGGTGGCATTCTTTTCGGAACCCAGCTGCTGGGCTTGGTGCTCACCCCGCCGACGGACCTGATTTGCGCAGTCACCCTTTTCAGCACGTTGGCATTCTGGATCGATCGCCGGTCGCGCGGGTGGTTCAATCTCAACACGTGGCAAAACACGATCGTCATCCGCCAGGCCGTGCACGATCTCACGCGGCGCGAGCCCGATCCCAACAAGCTCGTCGCCGAGTTGGAAGCGCTGCTCCGCTCCTGGTGCCAGACGAACTATGCCGCCCTGCTCTTCGACAGCGGCGAGGTCTATGTGTCGGGCAACATCGAGCTGGCCAAAGATCGCTCCGGCTTCCGCGCGCTGTGCAAGCAGGGTTGGAGCACACCCGAAAGCTTGCAGCGCCTGCGGCCCGAGCCCGGGCTGGTCGATCTCCGGCAGTTCCTTACCGAGTTCAACCTCGGCGTCATTGTCACCGCACCCCGCGGCAGCTCCACGCCGTCCTCGATGCTGGCGCTCGGGGTGAAGACCAACGCCCGACCGTTCACCTACCCCGAGGTCCAGCAGTTGCAGGAGCTGGCGGAGTTCATGGACAATATCCTCGCGCGCTCGCGGCTTTCCCAACAGGCGCGCCAGTCCGAACAACTCGCCACCATCGGCCTCATCGGGGCCAGCCTGGCGCACGAGATCCGCAACCCGCTGGTCTCGATCAAGACGTTCTCGCATCTGCTCTCGACGCGGTTTGATGACCCCGAATTCCGCCGCCGTTTCAGCATGCTCATCCCGGCCGAAGTCGAGCGCATCGACAGCCTCACCCAGCAGCTGCTCGATCTTTCCAATCCCCGTCGCCACCAGATGGAACGGATCTCGCTGCACACGATCATGCAGGAAACCACCGACCTCATGCTCGCCCGGGCCCAGGAGGCCAAGGTGTCCCTCACCATGCAACTGGGCGCGGAAAAGGACACCATCCACGCCGATGGCAGCGCGATCCGGCAGGTTCTCATCAATCTCATCATTAATGCCTTCCAAGCCCTCGAAGCCCAGGAAACCGAACGCAGGGTCCAACTTCGCTCGCGTAACTCGCCGAATGGCAGCGTGATAATCGAGGTTTCCGACAATGGCCCGGGCATCGCCCCCGAACAACGCGCCCGACTTTTCCATCCCTTCGTATCCACAAAGACTAAGGGCATGGGCCTGGGCTTGGCCGTTTGCGCAGATATCTTGCATGAACACCGGGCAACCATCATTGTGCCCGACATCGGGAGACCCGGAGCCACCTTCCGCATTACCTTTCCATGCCCGCAACCCTCATCCTGACGACCCCCGATCCCGGCTTGGAGGCTGCATGGAAGAAGCTGCTCCTACCCCGCGAACCCGCTTTCTTTGCGCGCCCGAACGATTTGCAACGCGAGCTCCTGCGTCCCGGGGCGCGTGTGTGGATCTCGGATGTGAATGATCCGCGCGCCCGTCTTTCCGCCAGTGCCGGCACGATGATCATCATCGTCGGTGAGCCGCACAGCCATCCGTTCGAAAACGCCCGGCAGAACCGTTCCGGCCGGCTCTACCTGAGCTATGAGGAAAGCCGCGTGCGGCTCGGGGAATGCGTGAACCTCCTCGAGGAGATCGCCGAGAAAAACTCCCAGCTGCAGTCGGCGCTCGAGCGCACCCGTCGCAGTGAGGCGCCTTTCCCGCGTGAGACCACCTCGCCGTTTCCCGCCCCCGCACCGGAGGCCGCCGAATCGTGGGATTTCCTGGAGAGCGCGCTCGCCCATCTGGACGACCAACCGCGGCTGCTCGACGAGTTCCGGCGCGCCGCGCGCTACATCCTGAAGTCGGGGCGCGTGCATTATTTTTTCCGGCAGGGCGACGCCTTCGTTTCCAACGAGGGCGACCACCGCTGCGACTCGAGCCACCCGCTCGTGCTTTGGCTGGAGGAACATCCCGCCGCACTGGATCTCAACCAATGGGGCGGCATCGACGACCCCTCCCTCGACGCCCCGATCCGCCAGCAGCTCGTGAGCTGGGGCGCGCGTCTGCTGATACCCTTGCACGCCAACGGCCAGCTCTTCGGCTGGATGGCCCTGGGGCCGCGGGCCGATGGTTCGCCCTACCGCGAGTCCGACAAGTTCCGTGCCGTGATGCAGGGCCGTCTGCTCGAGCGCTGCCTGGAGCGGTCGGCCATGCTGCGCGACTACCAGCAGCTGCAGGCGCAGTCCGCGCTGCGGGCCAAATATCTCTCCGGCTCCCGCCTGCTCACGCGGGCGGAGCTTGCCACCGCCGAGCTGCCGGTCGAGGTGCGCGCCGTCGCGAGCGAGGCGCTGCACACCCAGAAGACCGTCACGCAGCCCGCCCGCGTCCCCTACCGTTTCCGCGTGCAGGCCGGCCCGGTCCCGGAAATCGACGGCGTGTGGACCGTGTGGGAGGAGTCGGCCCCCGAGATCGAGCGCATCACCGCCCTGCTCGAGCAGCACCGCCGCGAACTTTTCCGCAACCTCGGCCTCACGCTCAGCCACGAGCTCTCGAACCCGCTGGTGTCGCTCGTGACTTTTGCCCAGCTGCTCGCACGCAGCAGCACACCCCCGATCGGCGGGGTGCCGGCCGAGGGAAGCAACCCGCCCATCAGCGGCGTGGCGCTCGCCCGCGAGGTCGCCCTCACCAACGAGGTCGCCAAGCTCAAGCTGCTCAACGAGCACGCCACGCTCCTGGGCGACATCGCCCAGCCGGCCGCCAAGAGCGTCAATCTCAACCAGCTGCTGGCCGAACTCACCACCGAGCGCGGCATCACCACCCGCCTGGTTGAGGAACCGGTCGTGCTCCAGCTCGACCCGAATCTGGTGAAGTTCGCCTTTGGGGCCCTGCTCGAGGCGATCGCCGCCAACCGGCCCGATGAAGGCCTGCAGCATCTCATCCTGACCATGCGTGCCGTTGGCGCCGGGCCGACCCGCACCGCGGTCATCACCATCGAGGGCAAGCGCCTCGAGCTCGACGGCACGCTCCCGCCCCCCGGCGGCGACGCCACGCCCAACCAGGGCCGCCTCTCCGTTTTCCTCGCCCGCGAGATCCTCCGCCTCCACGGCGGCACCCTCCAGGCCGGCCCCGGTCTCAAGGGCACCGACATCCAGATCTCCCTCGGCTCGCTCCGCGCCTGAGCCACCCCCGCGGGACCAAGCTTGCTCGCGACTGATTCCGGGGCCTAGCCTCGTCGCCCGATGGTCTTCCTCTATCTCCTCCTCGGCCTGGTGATCGGTGCCGCCCTTGGCTGGTTTATCGCCCGTTCGCAGTCCGCGATCCTGGCGGAACGCGCCCGCCTCGGGGGCGAACAGCTCGCGACGGCCCAGTCCGAACTCGCCACCCTGCGCGCGCAACTCGCCGCGCTTCAATCCGACAAATCCCGCCTCGACACGTTGCTCACGGCCGAACGCGAAGCCCTCGCCAGGACGCAGACGCAGTTCACCGACACCTTCAAGGCACTCGCGGCCGATGCCCTGCGCGAGAATCGCACCGAATTCATCAAGCACGCCGGTGACTCGCTCGTGAAGCCGATCAAGGAATCGCTCGAGAAGGTGGACACCAAAATCCTCGCCCTGGAAAAAGCCCGTCAGGAAGCCTACGGCTCGCTCAGCGAACAGCTGAAGGGCCTGGCCAACACCAGTGCCACGCTCCAATCCGAGACCACCAAGCTCTCCCGCTCGCTGCGCTCCACCTCGACCGCCGGCCGCTGGGGCGAAATCCAGCTCCAGCGCGTCGTCGAACTCGCGGGCATGGTCGAAAACGTGGACTTCATCCAGCAGGCCGCCGCCGGCGACATCCGGCCCGACATGATCATCCGTCTGCCCGGCGGAAAATCCATCGCCGTGGATGCCAAGGCCCCGATGCAGGCCTACCTCGAGGCGCTCGAGGCCGCCGACGAAAATGTGCGCAAGGCGAAGTTCACCGAGCACGCC
The DNA window shown above is from Oleiharenicola lentus and carries:
- a CDS encoding SDR family oxidoreductase — translated: MKAVLVTGASTGIGKACALALSEKGFRVYAGVRKPSDGEALRREARGSLTTLALDVTRPEQIHAAFERINAAEPEGLFALVNNAAMLKIGPVETSELEAFRGSMEVNYLAPVALIQKFLPQLRKTRGRIVNVSSTSAHIALPFASAYAASKFALEGLSDALRMELRGSGVQVSLIVPGAVKTPIWQKAAAQISQITNAPENYQKAWGSAQLITEKAAQNGVDPAQVVRAIHSAIADPHAKSRYVVGSSARVQLTLKRWLPTSLLDALAHKFFNRSEK
- a CDS encoding SDR family NAD(P)-dependent oxidoreductase — protein: MNIFITGGTSGLGAALAELYLSKGARVGVCGGTLENFEAAFPRATAPKPEFYELDVRDRDATRRVLKAFSAGQTLDCVIASAGVNNGRPREQIASVDFDREHLIFDVNLKGFLHTAEAALDVMLPEKKGQIVAIASAAAYLPLSKVGAYSASKMALVRYCESLAMDLKKDGITVSCIAPGYIDTPLARATQPGLDGIPFLLAPVEAARLAFQAIEDKKELVVIPRGIRYLTFILARLPRRVRERLLRPRQNRMGVSP
- a CDS encoding aminoglycoside 6-adenylyltransferase, whose translation is MTAEEIENRIVEWARRRPDVSALVQIGSRVQPGGQVDAWSDLDFQLFSTNPARYRDAGWLAAIAPCWSTHLERTERGVDKLSVVFAGGCEVDLVLMPSRLMKLVYWAMARPAWRGLYPATLRRAIANTRVVVRPGHRVMLGGAAWEKRLAAAANPWPEEAFSAADFEFHVRGFWRHSVWVQKKIARGELRAAARWNHVELMDHLLALLAEEARLAGRPARPEARKAEQWLDARRLRQTDIATCLDAKALARALLAEIELCEEVSCSVAQSGGFAQTDHSAVAAWLRAELDKILARP
- a CDS encoding beta-ketoacyl-[acyl-carrier-protein] synthase family protein; this encodes MRRRVKITGIGPVTPAGIGRDAFFRGINEPVSRIRAIKRFDPGAGPFVGAEVHDFDLGEFAPDENPRRLSRHTQFSLVAAMLAMRDAGLAPADVRGLTPLVVTGTSIMDFEKIGRGMETVMKKGVRYAASQGSIMYEASVANVAGKIAQWLDTPARMLTMQTSCCSGLDAVGQAFEQIAAGQAEFAIAGGSECPLSYYPLLGFNAAELSPATDENPERLCRPFDLWRTTGVLGEGAAMFVLEPASSPRPALAWITGYGFANDPDSQTALGLTDALRIALANAQRRIEEVQFINAWGTGHRFIDANETYALTRLFGARLNEIPVSSIKGAIGTALGASGPIQAASTALSLHHGILPPTVNWETPDPGCPLNLSPQPRRIQAEIAVINAHGLSGSNSALVLERA
- a CDS encoding ATP-binding protein codes for the protein MTPLLFAVAVLTLATGAGILWNNPVRFTNRMFALASAAAAAWLFFVFQSFRIGALYPEVPDANPVPWLQGAGAVAAFFPWIIWLLLNSVTTAEGQVLQTLRRSWPWFVIGLALVGLSYSNLFIPPDSTPDEPKRGVGYLIYGVVCVGLYSFLLVRTYRQIKQTTGVRKIELQFITFNSSLACLLAIGLNLVGGYLDIRWISRLSPLVVLGFYVLTVWAVTIHRVFDSRQVFLNVAQRLLTISTLAGGILFGTQLLGLVLTPPTDLICAVTLFSTLAFWIDRRSRGWFNLNTWQNTIVIRQAVHDLTRREPDPNKLVAELEALLRSWCQTNYAALLFDSGEVYVSGNIELAKDRSGFRALCKQGWSTPESLQRLRPEPGLVDLRQFLTEFNLGVIVTAPRGSSTPSSMLALGVKTNARPFTYPEVQQLQELAEFMDNILARSRLSQQARQSEQLATIGLIGASLAHEIRNPLVSIKTFSHLLSTRFDDPEFRRRFSMLIPAEVERIDSLTQQLLDLSNPRRHQMERISLHTIMQETTDLMLARAQEAKVSLTMQLGAEKDTIHADGSAIRQVLINLIINAFQALEAQETERRVQLRSRNSPNGSVIIEVSDNGPGIAPEQRARLFHPFVSTKTKGMGLGLAVCADILHEHRATIIVPDIGRPGATFRITFPCPQPSS
- the rmuC gene encoding DNA recombination protein RmuC, coding for MVFLYLLLGLVIGAALGWFIARSQSAILAERARLGGEQLATAQSELATLRAQLAALQSDKSRLDTLLTAEREALARTQTQFTDTFKALAADALRENRTEFIKHAGDSLVKPIKESLEKVDTKILALEKARQEAYGSLSEQLKGLANTSATLQSETTKLSRSLRSTSTAGRWGEIQLQRVVELAGMVENVDFIQQAAAGDIRPDMIIRLPGGKSIAVDAKAPMQAYLEALEAADENVRKAKFTEHARAVRGHIDALGNKAYWRAIQPAPEFVVLFIPGEAFYSAALRYEPDLFERGTSVNVILASPATLIALLKAAAYGWKQEALSKNADEIRRLGLELHERVASVGDNLDTLGQRLTQAVMAYNSTVSSVEGRVLVTGRKLEKLGGGSDKKIVEPRQIEETPKALTAPEFKGPSV